One genomic region from Candidatus Dormiibacterota bacterium encodes:
- a CDS encoding PDZ domain-containing protein, protein MACTLAAAAVLPAMAAAPPLILQSPTVSRTQIAFVYGGDIWTVGRGGGEARRVVTGYGLASAPFFSPDGSTIAFSANYNGNTDVYAVPSSGGEPRRLTYHPDPDIVVGWTRDGSKILFRSNRNSSNDSNQLYTISRNGGIATELPLPDAQVGSYSPDGTHLAYVPNAQWEPFWQGYRGGQTTPIWIADLADSSIVKIPRNNSNDRDPMWIGKTIYFLSDRQGPYTLYAYDTQSHAVRRLVSNQHGFDVVSASANDGTIVYSQFDAIHTYDPATHTDRAIPIRVAADMPQVRPHWISVGTQIQNAAISPTGVRAVFEAHGDILTVPAEHGDVRNITATPAVEERDPAWSPNGKWIAYFSDASGEYTLHVKDQLGLKPDRVFTLAPTPSFYYSPTWSPDSTKIAYADKHLGLYYIDIAAAHPHAVKMAEQPYESFSPNPFQGSWSPDSRYVAYTKQLPSFLHAIFVYDTRDGRSYQITDGMSDATNPAFDKSGKYLYFLSSTNTGFSSYGLDMESDQRPTSSSVYVAVLHADTASPVAPLTADEAASEEPAPKPKASGAAAKPAPSHATAPIDFAGILQRIVALPIPDANYVQLEAGTAGAILLGEAPLASVDPSAPTMSVLRFDTASRKVVPLASGVSDFSVTFDGKKMLVGRGKSWSIVPTAAAAKPGQGALNTAAMEVYSIPREEWAQMYRETWRIERDFFYDPHYHGLDIAAAEKRFAVFLPGLASRDDFTYLTHEMISYLSVGHLWVYGSGAPTMRQVSTGMLGADYTVSDNRFRFAKIYNGENWNPQLRAPLTQPGVDVRVGDYLLAVNGKPVHADKEVYSYFEETAGKQTTIEVGPNPNGTGAHDVTVVPVASEFALRNLAWIEHNRRLVSRLSGGKLAYVYMPDTEYGGFTNFNRYFFAQVDREGVILDERYNHGGQIADYVIDVLSRKADAILKGRDGRTYLDPPLAIFGPKVMVINQYAGSGGDAMPWLFKKAGLGPLVGVRTWGGLVGIGGYPPLMDGGGVMAPRVAIGGLHGHWEVEGHGISPNVEVQQDPKLVREGHDPQLEAAVRTAMQMLREHPLPHYTPPPFPNHHPHLPPR, encoded by the coding sequence ATGGCTTGTACGCTCGCCGCAGCAGCGGTACTCCCCGCGATGGCGGCCGCGCCGCCGTTGATCCTGCAATCGCCCACGGTGAGCCGAACGCAGATCGCGTTCGTGTATGGCGGCGATATTTGGACCGTGGGTCGCGGTGGTGGCGAAGCGCGCCGGGTCGTGACCGGATACGGGCTTGCGAGCGCGCCGTTTTTCTCGCCCGACGGTTCGACGATTGCCTTTAGCGCCAACTACAACGGCAACACCGACGTGTACGCGGTCCCGTCGAGCGGTGGCGAACCGCGCCGCCTGACGTACCATCCGGACCCGGATATCGTCGTCGGCTGGACGCGCGACGGCAGCAAGATTCTGTTCCGCTCCAATCGCAACAGCAGCAACGATTCCAACCAGCTCTATACCATTTCGCGCAACGGCGGTATCGCAACCGAACTGCCGCTACCGGACGCCCAGGTCGGTTCGTACTCGCCCGACGGCACGCACCTTGCATACGTTCCGAACGCGCAGTGGGAGCCGTTTTGGCAAGGTTACCGAGGCGGCCAAACCACGCCGATCTGGATTGCCGATCTGGCCGACTCCTCGATCGTCAAAATCCCGCGCAACAACTCGAACGATCGCGACCCGATGTGGATCGGAAAGACGATCTACTTCCTCTCCGATCGCCAGGGCCCATACACGCTCTATGCCTACGATACGCAAAGCCATGCGGTGCGCCGGCTCGTTTCGAATCAGCACGGCTTCGATGTCGTCTCGGCATCAGCCAACGACGGGACGATCGTCTACTCGCAGTTCGATGCGATTCACACGTACGATCCCGCGACGCATACCGATCGTGCGATTCCGATTCGCGTCGCGGCCGATATGCCGCAAGTGCGCCCGCATTGGATTTCGGTAGGGACCCAGATTCAGAACGCGGCCATTTCGCCGACCGGCGTGCGCGCCGTGTTCGAGGCGCACGGCGATATCCTCACCGTCCCCGCCGAGCACGGCGACGTTCGTAACATCACCGCGACGCCCGCCGTCGAAGAGCGCGACCCGGCGTGGTCGCCCAACGGCAAGTGGATCGCCTATTTCTCCGATGCGTCGGGCGAATACACGCTCCACGTCAAAGACCAGCTCGGCCTCAAGCCGGATCGCGTGTTTACGCTGGCTCCCACCCCCTCATTCTATTATTCGCCGACGTGGTCGCCGGACAGCACCAAGATCGCCTACGCGGATAAACATCTCGGCCTGTACTACATCGATATTGCGGCAGCGCATCCGCACGCGGTGAAGATGGCGGAACAGCCTTACGAATCGTTCTCGCCCAACCCGTTCCAGGGCTCGTGGTCGCCCGACAGCCGCTACGTGGCGTATACGAAACAGTTGCCGAGCTTTCTGCATGCGATCTTCGTCTACGACACGCGCGACGGGCGCTCGTACCAAATCACCGACGGTATGAGCGACGCGACCAATCCGGCCTTCGATAAATCCGGCAAGTATCTCTATTTTCTTTCGAGCACCAACACCGGATTCTCAAGTTACGGGCTCGACATGGAGAGCGATCAGCGGCCGACCTCGAGCAGCGTTTACGTCGCGGTACTCCACGCGGATACCGCATCGCCCGTGGCTCCGCTGACGGCCGATGAGGCCGCCTCCGAGGAGCCCGCTCCCAAACCGAAGGCTTCGGGTGCGGCCGCGAAGCCTGCCCCCTCGCACGCAACCGCGCCCATCGATTTTGCCGGTATCCTGCAACGCATCGTTGCGTTGCCGATTCCCGACGCAAATTACGTGCAACTCGAAGCGGGAACCGCCGGCGCGATTCTGCTGGGCGAAGCGCCTCTAGCCAGCGTCGATCCCAGCGCTCCGACCATGAGCGTGTTACGCTTCGATACGGCCTCGCGCAAGGTCGTTCCGCTCGCGTCGGGCGTCTCCGATTTCAGCGTGACGTTCGATGGGAAGAAGATGCTCGTCGGTCGCGGGAAGAGTTGGTCGATCGTGCCGACCGCGGCTGCGGCGAAGCCCGGCCAAGGCGCGCTGAATACCGCGGCGATGGAAGTCTATTCGATACCGCGCGAAGAGTGGGCGCAAATGTATCGCGAGACCTGGCGCATCGAACGTGATTTCTTCTACGATCCACACTATCACGGGCTCGATATCGCGGCCGCGGAAAAGCGTTTTGCGGTATTTCTTCCTGGGCTTGCGTCGCGCGACGATTTTACCTATCTCACCCACGAGATGATCAGCTATCTCTCGGTCGGTCACCTCTGGGTGTACGGCAGCGGCGCTCCGACGATGCGGCAAGTCTCTACCGGGATGCTCGGCGCCGACTACACGGTGTCCGACAATCGCTTCCGTTTCGCGAAAATCTACAACGGTGAAAATTGGAACCCGCAGTTGCGGGCGCCGCTCACGCAGCCCGGCGTCGACGTGCGCGTCGGTGACTACCTGCTCGCCGTCAACGGCAAACCGGTCCACGCCGATAAAGAAGTGTACTCGTACTTTGAAGAGACCGCCGGCAAGCAGACCACGATCGAGGTGGGCCCGAATCCGAACGGAACCGGAGCGCACGACGTCACGGTCGTTCCAGTTGCGAGCGAATTCGCTCTGCGCAACCTCGCCTGGATCGAACATAATCGCCGGCTAGTCAGTCGCTTGAGCGGTGGAAAGCTCGCGTATGTGTACATGCCCGATACGGAGTACGGCGGGTTTACGAACTTCAACCGCTACTTTTTCGCGCAGGTCGATCGTGAGGGCGTCATCCTCGACGAGCGTTACAATCACGGCGGGCAGATCGCCGATTACGTCATCGACGTGCTAAGCCGCAAAGCCGATGCGATCCTCAAGGGCCGCGACGGACGCACCTACCTGGATCCACCGCTCGCCATCTTCGGCCCGAAAGTCATGGTGATCAACCAGTACGCGGGCTCGGGCGGTGATGCGATGCCGTGGCTCTTTAAGAAGGCGGGGCTCGGCCCGCTCGTCGGCGTGCGCACGTGGGGCGGGTTGGTCGGCATCGGCGGTTACCCGCCGCTGATGGATGGCGGGGGCGTCATGGCGCCGCGCGTAGCCATCGGCGGCCTCCACGGACATTGGGAGGTTGAAGGCCACGGCATATCGCCGAACGTCGAGGTGCAGCAAGACCCCAAACTCGTCCGCGAAGGCCACGATCCGCAACTTGAGGCGGCCGTCCGCACCGCGATGCAGATGCTGCGCGAGCACCCGCTGCCGCACTATACGCCGCCGCCGTTCCCGAACCATCACCCGCACCTTCCGCCCCGTTGA
- a CDS encoding nuclear transport factor 2 family protein produces MTVRELIEELVGAWQTNDALRASAFFAIEGVYAESGRPAIEGREAILEHFQRFFRDGPAWRIEIDEIVAEDDRAAVAYRFSIKGRPGDWRERAGCALVRREDGLISLWREYHG; encoded by the coding sequence GTGACCGTGCGCGAACTGATCGAAGAACTGGTCGGAGCGTGGCAGACGAACGACGCCCTGCGCGCGTCGGCGTTCTTCGCGATCGAGGGTGTCTACGCCGAATCGGGCCGGCCCGCGATCGAGGGACGCGAGGCCATACTGGAGCATTTTCAGCGATTCTTCCGGGATGGTCCGGCCTGGAGAATCGAAATCGACGAGATCGTGGCCGAGGATGATCGCGCGGCCGTCGCGTATCGCTTCTCCATAAAAGGCCGTCCCGGCGACTGGCGAGAACGCGCGGGTTGTGCGCTCGTCCGGCGCGAGGACGGCCTCATATCCCTTTGGCGCGAGTACCACGGTTAG
- a CDS encoding STAS domain-containing protein: MPHDELSIDIKSENHGEALVYALRGSLDIATSPSVRAALTEAAANGKHEIVVDLTQIEFLDSTGLGALIGAHRRALENHGTLRLVVSDGPILRLLNITGLIRVLPVYHSRADALGDHARVAAAL, from the coding sequence ATGCCCCACGATGAACTGAGCATCGATATCAAATCGGAGAACCACGGCGAAGCCTTGGTGTACGCGCTGCGCGGAAGCTTGGATATCGCAACGTCGCCTTCGGTGCGCGCCGCGCTTACCGAAGCGGCCGCGAACGGCAAACACGAGATCGTCGTCGATCTCACGCAGATCGAATTTCTCGATTCAACCGGCCTAGGTGCGCTCATCGGCGCGCACCGCCGCGCGCTCGAAAACCACGGCACGCTACGCTTGGTCGTGAGCGACGGACCGATCTTGCGCCTGTTGAACATCACCGGCCTGATCCGCGTCTTGCCGGTATACCATAGCCGCGCCGACGCGTTAGGCGATCACGCGCGCGTAGCCGCAGCGTTGTAG
- a CDS encoding heterodisulfide reductase-related iron-sulfur binding cluster, with translation MIEASEPGFSGADIPSAAVYDACVRCGLCLPTCPTYLETMTETSGPRGRISLIKAVAEGELPLLSPGFVEQMSQCLDCRACEAACPSGVRYGSLLERSRSQIETAVAPTRSAPQGALRRFALRTLFSNLATMRFAARLLRWAQRSGVMWIAERTGFRDAAALAPRIPNRFFVANDQRFEARPSLGVAFLHTGCVMHVAFPNVHEASVRMLRRAGLTVTVPRSQGCCGAIAVHTGQMEFGRELAKHNIEAFEHSGADVYVVNAAGCGSALKEYGDLFADDPQWQARAERFSSRVRDITEVLDAMQLDSHIGRIDAVVTYQEPCHLVHAQRVSAAPRRLLAQIPGLTLREMDESAVCCGSAGIYNLTQPEMAGRLQRRKVGHIVETAATIVATANPGCALQVAAGLRERGDDVRVAHVVELLDEAYANYNAAATRA, from the coding sequence ATGATCGAGGCCAGCGAACCCGGCTTCTCCGGCGCCGATATTCCATCGGCGGCAGTCTACGATGCATGCGTCCGATGCGGGCTGTGCCTGCCGACCTGCCCGACGTACCTAGAGACTATGACAGAAACCTCGGGACCTCGCGGCAGAATTAGTCTGATCAAAGCGGTCGCCGAAGGGGAGCTCCCGCTGCTCAGCCCCGGCTTCGTCGAGCAGATGTCCCAGTGCTTGGATTGCCGGGCGTGCGAAGCGGCCTGCCCTTCGGGGGTCCGCTACGGCTCGCTGCTCGAGCGATCGCGTTCCCAAATAGAGACTGCGGTGGCTCCGACGCGCTCCGCCCCTCAAGGCGCGCTGCGCCGTTTTGCCCTGCGCACCCTGTTCTCGAATCTTGCGACCATGCGTTTCGCAGCGAGGCTCCTGCGATGGGCCCAACGCAGCGGCGTGATGTGGATCGCCGAACGCACCGGATTTCGGGACGCGGCCGCACTCGCGCCTCGGATCCCAAATCGATTCTTCGTCGCGAACGACCAGCGCTTTGAAGCGCGGCCGTCACTCGGCGTCGCGTTTCTGCACACCGGCTGCGTCATGCACGTTGCTTTTCCCAACGTCCACGAGGCGAGCGTTCGGATGCTGCGCCGCGCCGGGCTCACGGTCACGGTGCCGCGTTCCCAGGGCTGCTGCGGCGCGATCGCCGTGCACACCGGGCAGATGGAGTTCGGGCGCGAACTCGCAAAGCACAACATCGAGGCCTTCGAACACAGCGGAGCGGATGTTTACGTCGTCAACGCGGCGGGTTGCGGAAGCGCGCTCAAAGAGTACGGCGACCTCTTCGCGGACGATCCGCAGTGGCAAGCGCGCGCCGAACGCTTCTCGTCGCGCGTACGCGATATTACCGAAGTGCTCGATGCGATGCAACTCGATTCGCACATCGGGCGCATCGATGCCGTCGTCACCTATCAAGAGCCGTGCCATCTGGTCCACGCGCAGCGCGTAAGCGCCGCACCCCGCCGGCTGCTCGCGCAGATCCCCGGATTAACGTTGCGCGAGATGGACGAAAGTGCCGTCTGTTGCGGCAGCGCGGGCATTTATAATCTCACGCAACCGGAGATGGCCGGGCGCCTGCAGCGACGCAAGGTCGGCCATATCGTAGAAACGGCCGCGACCATCGTCGCGACCGCTAATCCGGGATGTGCCTTACAGGTTGCAGCCGGGCTCCGCGAACGCGGCGACGACGTACGCGTCGCACACGTCGTCGAGTTGCTCGACGAAGCCTATGCGAACTACAACGCTGCGGCTACGCGCGCGTGA
- a CDS encoding Ldh family oxidoreductase has product MADTVTSEYALSTEPKLKAFVATVLEKVGVARDQAEVVGDVLVAADMRGVESHGVARLDSYYVARLCNGLMKAKPNYEIVRETETTVLYDADNGLGHPAGKLAMQKVLEKAKKHGSAFGAVRNSNHYGIAGYYAMMALEHDMIGMASTNSVKYGAPTFGRDVLLGTNPLAFAIPAGKEPAFVLDFATTTVPKGKLEVYKRKGLPLKDGWAIDEHGEMTVDPDAALRGALLPLGGFGTDHSGHKGYGLGLLVDILCGVLSGGAFGPTLPNISEAKEGAISHWFGAFRVDAFRDVEQFKADMDRELRYFKESQRVPGADRIYVAGEIEYEKTLATRRDGVPVHAKVWQGLEKLAGELGIPFELSR; this is encoded by the coding sequence GTGGCTGACACCGTGACCAGCGAATATGCGCTCTCGACCGAACCGAAGCTCAAAGCCTTCGTCGCTACCGTCCTTGAAAAGGTCGGCGTCGCGCGGGATCAAGCTGAGGTCGTCGGCGACGTTCTAGTTGCCGCCGATATGCGCGGCGTGGAGTCGCACGGCGTCGCGCGCCTGGATTCGTATTACGTCGCGCGTCTTTGCAACGGTCTGATGAAGGCGAAGCCCAACTACGAGATCGTGCGTGAAACCGAAACGACGGTGCTCTACGATGCCGACAACGGGCTCGGGCACCCGGCCGGCAAGCTCGCCATGCAGAAGGTGCTCGAAAAGGCCAAAAAGCACGGCTCGGCGTTCGGTGCGGTGCGTAACTCCAACCACTATGGCATCGCGGGATACTACGCGATGATGGCGCTCGAGCACGATATGATCGGCATGGCCTCGACGAACTCGGTCAAGTACGGCGCGCCGACGTTCGGCAGAGACGTGCTCCTGGGCACCAATCCGCTTGCGTTTGCGATCCCGGCGGGCAAAGAGCCGGCGTTCGTACTCGATTTCGCGACGACGACCGTCCCCAAGGGCAAGCTCGAGGTGTACAAGCGTAAGGGTCTTCCGCTCAAAGACGGCTGGGCGATCGACGAGCACGGCGAGATGACCGTGGATCCCGATGCCGCGTTGCGCGGCGCGCTGCTCCCACTGGGCGGATTTGGAACGGATCACTCGGGGCACAAGGGCTACGGGCTCGGACTCTTGGTCGATATTCTGTGCGGCGTGCTCTCGGGCGGGGCTTTCGGCCCGACCCTCCCGAATATCAGCGAAGCCAAAGAGGGTGCGATCTCGCACTGGTTTGGGGCGTTCCGCGTCGATGCATTCCGCGACGTGGAGCAGTTCAAGGCAGATATGGATCGCGAATTGCGGTATTTCAAAGAAAGCCAACGGGTCCCGGGGGCGGACCGCATCTACGTCGCAGGCGAAATCGAGTACGAAAAGACCCTTGCAACCCGGCGCGACGGCGTTCCGGTGCACGCTAAGGTCTGGCAGGGTCTCGAGAAACTCGCCGGGGAGCTGGGGATTCCATTCGAACTTTCCCGATAA
- a CDS encoding Fe-S cluster assembly protein HesB produces the protein MPSTSPTSRKPLARLALRGGGGEPILFAQTIGSHGCAALAPAVVAPDYTWYRTALRVDERVVPVTLTVDADELVIDADARLGASQSRAVVAQITRMFRLGDDLSPFYRAVAGDPDLHFAALGAGRLLASPTVFEDVVKTICTTNCAWSATLRMTAALAELGEGAFPSPERVAATGARWFTDVARMGYRGPYIAALGRDVAAGRLDLERLLPVYGMADDDVEAALLELPGVGPYAAAHIMQLLGRHRRLILDSWTRPTYLARSGKKRATDTTMRRAFARYGEYAGLAFWLYLTRDWVPQP, from the coding sequence TTGCCGTCAACGTCTCCTACGTCGCGTAAACCGCTCGCACGCCTCGCGCTGCGCGGCGGCGGCGGCGAACCGATTCTGTTTGCGCAGACGATCGGCTCGCACGGTTGCGCCGCACTCGCTCCCGCGGTCGTGGCACCCGACTACACCTGGTATCGCACGGCGCTCCGCGTTGACGAACGCGTCGTCCCGGTTACGCTTACGGTCGATGCGGACGAGCTCGTAATCGATGCGGACGCACGTCTGGGAGCGTCGCAATCGCGCGCCGTCGTTGCGCAAATCACGCGCATGTTTCGCCTGGGCGACGATCTCTCGCCGTTCTATCGCGCGGTCGCGGGCGACCCCGATCTGCATTTCGCCGCACTCGGTGCGGGAAGGCTGCTGGCCAGTCCAACCGTGTTCGAAGACGTCGTGAAGACGATTTGTACGACCAACTGCGCGTGGTCGGCGACGCTGCGGATGACGGCCGCCCTAGCGGAATTGGGTGAGGGCGCCTTTCCATCGCCGGAGCGCGTCGCCGCAACCGGCGCCCGCTGGTTCACCGATGTGGCGCGGATGGGATACCGCGGGCCGTACATTGCCGCGCTGGGCCGCGACGTTGCAGCCGGACGGCTCGATCTCGAACGATTGCTCCCCGTGTACGGAATGGCGGACGACGACGTCGAGGCCGCGTTACTCGAACTCCCGGGCGTCGGCCCGTATGCAGCCGCCCACATCATGCAATTGCTCGGCCGCCATCGTCGTCTGATCCTGGACTCGTGGACACGCCCCACCTACCTCGCGCGCTCCGGAAAGAAACGTGCGACCGATACGACGATGCGCAGGGCGTTTGCGCGGTACGGAGAGTACGCCGGGTTAGCGTTCTGGCTCTATCTCACGCGCGATTGGGTTCCCCAACCATAA
- a CDS encoding YCF48-related protein, giving the protein MHRRFLPIVLAILFVAVVASGCGGGTVSAPNAPPVAPSLPSYNGNVGLDILRCTDTDPSNYSLHWFRGVGFRDASTAFVTGDAGSLYAVSGNFAQPASLTASAVSTPFDGTHCWGNGVTFTDATHGYVVGYHDLKLYTRDGGVTWTKVEFQDGFDKYRLISPSAGTLLLTGIARPIEYSNAAGDYFVDVVPPYPAPSAAPDQRNAFHDIAAASATHIVAVGTGERVDESSDGGRSWGRSSATFTPALSGVPFLLGVAFDGTTGLGAIVGEEGTIYLTSDGGASWSAPATVPSGAANQTLVEAARLSPANIVIAGQLSPRLAKDATTNGIVWLSNDGGATWQTVTTAVDPVTQIVAPMAGLLNLAFYDSQHGLAVGLRGRIYATADGGAHWSIVHSGFEQ; this is encoded by the coding sequence ATGCATCGTCGGTTTCTACCTATTGTTCTGGCCATTCTTTTCGTCGCCGTTGTTGCGAGCGGGTGCGGCGGGGGAACCGTTTCGGCCCCCAATGCTCCGCCGGTGGCGCCGTCGCTGCCCAGTTACAACGGTAATGTCGGGCTCGATATTCTGCGTTGCACGGATACCGATCCGAGCAACTATAGTCTGCATTGGTTTCGCGGCGTCGGTTTTCGCGATGCGTCGACCGCGTTCGTCACCGGCGATGCAGGGAGTCTCTACGCCGTGAGCGGCAATTTTGCGCAGCCGGCATCGCTGACGGCGAGTGCGGTTTCGACGCCTTTCGACGGCACGCACTGCTGGGGCAACGGCGTCACGTTTACGGACGCCACCCACGGCTACGTCGTCGGCTACCACGATCTCAAGCTCTACACGCGCGACGGCGGCGTAACCTGGACGAAGGTGGAGTTCCAAGACGGCTTCGATAAGTATCGCCTCATTTCGCCGAGCGCCGGTACGTTGTTGCTCACCGGCATCGCGCGCCCGATCGAGTATTCGAATGCAGCCGGCGATTATTTCGTCGATGTGGTCCCCCCGTATCCGGCTCCGAGTGCCGCTCCGGATCAGCGCAACGCGTTTCACGATATCGCGGCGGCGAGCGCAACGCATATCGTTGCGGTGGGAACGGGAGAGCGCGTTGACGAGAGCAGCGACGGCGGAAGAAGTTGGGGCCGCTCGAGCGCAACGTTTACGCCGGCGCTTTCAGGTGTGCCGTTCTTACTCGGCGTAGCGTTCGACGGCACGACCGGCTTGGGCGCAATCGTGGGAGAAGAGGGAACGATCTATCTCACGAGCGACGGCGGCGCGTCGTGGTCGGCGCCCGCAACCGTGCCTTCGGGCGCGGCGAACCAAACGCTGGTTGAGGCCGCGCGACTCTCGCCGGCCAACATCGTGATTGCCGGCCAATTGAGCCCGAGGCTCGCCAAGGACGCGACGACGAACGGCATCGTCTGGCTTAGCAACGACGGCGGCGCAACCTGGCAGACGGTAACGACGGCAGTAGACCCGGTCACGCAAATCGTGGCGCCGATGGCGGGCCTGCTCAACCTGGCATTCTACGATTCGCAACACGGCCTCGCCGTCGGCTTGCGCGGACGCATCTATGCCACCGCCGACGGCGGCGCCCACTGGTCCATCGTCCACAGCGGCTTCGAGCAGTAG
- a CDS encoding PIN domain-containing protein produces the protein MTGFLLDSGVVSRAMQPKGPGSLRDWLQERDESQLFLSVVTLSEFRAAIERAAPDRARFERYAAALERLRSRFEDRILSIDAAVAERSGEILGRATLFGTPALTATQGFVAATALVHNLTLVTLHPSIFEAIAVRTAQIQL, from the coding sequence ATGACCGGCTTTCTTCTCGATTCCGGGGTCGTATCTCGAGCCATGCAGCCCAAGGGGCCTGGATCGCTACGGGATTGGCTACAAGAGCGCGACGAGAGCCAACTATTTCTAAGCGTCGTGACCCTGAGCGAGTTTCGCGCCGCGATCGAACGGGCGGCACCCGACCGCGCGCGCTTCGAACGCTATGCTGCGGCGTTGGAGCGCCTGCGCTCCCGCTTCGAAGATCGCATACTGTCGATCGATGCCGCGGTCGCGGAACGATCCGGCGAGATCCTTGGCCGCGCGACGCTCTTCGGTACGCCCGCCCTCACCGCGACCCAGGGCTTCGTGGCCGCAACCGCTCTGGTCCACAACCTCACGCTCGTCACGCTCCACCCCAGCATCTTCGAAGCAATCGCCGTCAGAACGGCGCAGATCCAGCTATAG